TTTATGTAATAATTAAGCATACGAGGTAAACCTTGccattgattttaatttttctgtTATGTGATGATTGTACTGAATTACCTAAAAATCATAAGTCGACCATCTTCTGTCTCTATGATTTATATTCTCACaaaaattatatgtttattatAAATCATAATCATCCTACCCACGAATCATCGTGCTAATTATTCGAAAATTAACACAACAGAAAAAGTAAGTTTGTGTTTTGGGTATGTTAATTAATGTTCATGTCGAAAACacaacatttattttatttttttattttttattgtaagtGATCGAGACAaaattaatacatatatatcGTTGTGCTATCCTAAATGAATTAGCATACTTGCACAAAAtgaataacaaaaaaatttactttataaaaaaaattccgaCAATTTCAAATCCGAATTATcttaaaatatcatatcatttGGAAAAATGAAACTTGAGAAAAAGGAATCGATGGAGGTCTCGATCCatgttataaattattatttacttaatttATAACATGTAGTCGAGCAGGGGCGGAGCTACATGGGCTTGTTCCCGGGCTGACCcaattttttgtgaaaaaatttatatgtaaattttgtataattttagaataatatgatattagcccggatatatcaatttaaaatattaaagaattCTAGATTTTAAAATTCTAGTCCGGGCGGAGCCATATTTCTGACTCCGCCACTGTACTCGAGGTCATTTGTCTGTGGATTTGTGGTCATTAAGTTAAATGTCTGGATTTATTACGTTCATTTGGCTGAAAATTAAGCGAGAAAATTGAAATTCATATATTTTGATCTAATTAATTTTCTCTAATGTCCAATAGAACTAAAAGGGTTGGGGGATCTATTAATGTCTCCTGAGttttgtttttcaattgtgAAAAGATGAAAATTTCCTCTTTATCGATACAAATTTAAAAACTCGATAATGATATATACGTAAAATTTTAATTGCTACAAGGGcaaaatgaattttaaaatttatatttattttacctAATATGTAATTAATGGTTAATGAATTATCAGTACAATATACATTGATTGTAGTAATTTATATcacttcaaaaataaaatataactcttatattaattttatcagaTAATCCATCTTTATATTACATTTAAATTCtttatccttttaattttctctctacatgttttttttttaaataattttagtgtaatttttaattaagtaataaattatagTATCACATGAAGATATGTAAAAAATTTAACTATATATGCAGTAAAAGAATAACATGATAAGTATAGAATAATATGATAATTTCTCCTcgattctattttttttatcctCCATTTGATGCAAATTTTGCAGTAGAATTTCGATGTATACCTTTTTTGGATTAACTCTGACCGCTGTTTGTATAATTTGGTAAATTTACACCCGATTGATGAATGTATACTGGACATGGTTTCCACTACAATAATCTATGTTTTTTCCCGGGTTCATTTAATGAGTTGGCGAGGAACGGAAAATTGTTCTCCTCGATTCTACTTTTTTTATCCtccatttaaatatttaatattacaGTCTATTTGATATATATTCACATCTACTTTTTTTTCAAGTGAGATTATCgatatgaaaatatatatgaaaactattttattataataGTGAGATAATAACTAATATATATGAAaactattttattataaaaaaattatatattcacaTCTACTTTCTTCAAGTGACGGAAAAATTACATGcaatttaattatcaaaatcGATCATCAATCAAAATTCTAAATTTGTAATGCATGAAAAGATGTATTAATGAGCAATCAAAATacacataatttattttttactttaaaaataataaatgacataatcatgataataaatataattatcatTATCATTATTTAGCAGTTGTCAAAGTATCAGagcttttttatatatatatatatgatatattaatatatttatttaattattttaaaatcaaactaaCTAATTCAACAACTAcaaaaaataaccatttttaCGAATGTTTATTTGTTaggttatatttcaaattttaatgtgAAAATCATATTAatagtttaaaatttatatttaataattattataagagCTAAATTTATCTTATATTTATCATAAAATCTTATCTTAACGTGCGTTtcattgcatacatttggacTAGCTAGCTAGAGTGAGCCCCACACTTCTAGAGAAACAAACATTTGTTTACATGCACGAAGCTAGAGAGACACTTGTATTCAAAGAATTGGTCTCACCCTCCTATAAAATGGTGACCCTCTGCTCCCATATTTCACCATCAAATTTTACAATCTGCATAATTTGACTGCAAACCATGTCTTGCTCAAAATACTCCTTAGTGTTAATAGGATTATTGTTTGTCTTGGCCGTGCCTCATTGCATGGCTGAGCTTAGTTCTTATGGTGACTATAAGCCAGAACCAGTTAAACCATCTCAGGATGTGTGTGTACCAGGTTCAAAATCCAACTGTAAGCACCGGCCTCCGCCTCCGCCTCCACCTCCACATGTACCCTCAGCGGCACCTGCTCCGACACCAAAGCACAAGTGGGGATGACTAAGTCGATGAGATTATGCATTAAAACCAAACAAACCATGTTATTAATTGATTAAGTAATTTTGAGATCGGTAACATGATGATAAAAAGTTTGCTTGATTTCCAATAAATTACTGTTTTCCCCTTATTTTCATATctgaatttttaatatatttttatatttgaattaagACAAGAAACCTTGTTCTCACTTGACGTATATTCTAGTACCCAGCTACTAGAAAAATATCAGACGGTAAGAACGATGCAAAATCGGATGAAGGAGACCATTCTTCAAAATATTGGTCACCTTTCAATTATGTTCAGAATGACGTATAAAGCATATTGATAATCCATAAAAAGAAAAGTGGTTTAgtgataatttatgaaataaaaaaatatgtaccAAATTATGCTAATCGCATTGGAATTCGAAGAGATTTCTTATATTTACCATAGATGAATTTTATAAAAGCATAATTCAACTTGCTCTTGGAAAAACATCACCAAAAGTAGTTCAAATTATGAGTTCATTTGTGAGCCAACCGATGAGACCCCACCTGGCAAAACAGGttctaaaattatatttatacatTCAATGCCTAGCAAAGTTGAAGAAAATCAAGACTGAAAAAGAAcctcaaaattatacaaatgctCCTCATCCTCAATTTGACTTATTCAAAGTACACACAAATTCCAGAAAAGCACAACAAAAGTTTGCTGGCAATACCTTCAGTCCACCATCTATACAATGCACAAATAGTTCATTAATTGAATCGAAGATGTGCGAAACGATACTGTAAACATATCAACACAACAAAATATAACCCAAAAGTGTAGGGTTATCACAGATCCCTGTTTACGGAAGAGCAGCAAACAAACGGCACCCAATATGGTTTGcctttcttcttttctttcttgatcACAGTTGGATACCTAGCCGGAGAGTTCCAATCCTCTTTATATGGTATCTCAAGTTTAGGTTCTTCAGGTTCAACAACGGAACTCATAGTCGTCCCAGTAGCACCATTATCTTTCTGTGAAGTCTCGTCTTTCTGTTGTTTCGTGTTTGGGGACTTGGCTTCATTCAAAAGATTTTTCAGCTGGCCACGATGTTCCTTATTCACATTCCAATTTGTTACTTTGGCAATTatctcctcatttttctttcTCCCTTGTGAGTCGTTCACTACATTAGTTAAAGAGGGGAACCAACCAGCCTGTAAAGATTCAGATTTTTGTTGTTGATTGTGCTGGACTGGCTCGATTTCGGAAGCAGTAGGTGCGGCTACCGACTCAGGCGCTTTTCCAGGTTGAACCAAAGTCATGAAAGAAGGTGGCTCAAAATCGTCTGACTTGCTCTGATGCACTTTAATGTTCCTCCGTTCCGAATTCTGCATATTGGTTTCTGGTCTTGGGGATGATTGTGGGTTTGTTTCAACAGCTACCATATTGGATAGAGAGAAAAGGCATTCAGTTAATCGCGAAAAGTAGGCCATAGAATGAGGACATAAAAGAAACCGGACATACTTGAATCAAAAGAATTTACTGAAATCGAACCCCATTTTCCTTCCAGACTATCAGTAGGCGATAAAATTACAACACAAAAGCCTAAAAGGTAGACAGACATACTTGAATCAAAAGAATTTACCAGAAATTGAACCCCATTTTCCTTCCAGGCTATCAGCAGCAGAGACGCTAACTTTCTCATTTATCAGCTTGTCTTTGATATAACCTTCATCTTGCAAGGATTTGGAATCAACAACAGTGGCATTTTCACCATCAGAGACTTTTTTATCAGCATTAGAAGAATCTTCGTTGGAAATTTTGTCAGGTGTTTCAACAATGCCAGTATGCCAATCTTCAGTTGCATGGTACTTGTCAGAATCAGTTTCAAGCAGACGTTTTTCCTTCACAGGCGAAGTTTCTTGCACTTTTATTGGTGAGCTGTCAGAATTTTCAGGCAATATTAATGCACCGTTATCATGTCTTTGTTCAGTATCCTCGTGAACAACATCGAAGAACTCTGATGGTTTTTGGACATCATTGGTGAGGCTATTGTTAGTGGCATAGTTTTCAGCCGAAACTAAAGATTCAGAAAATGGATTGGTGGAAACTTTTGAAATTGGCTGTTCTTTAGTTTTTTCTGGAAACACAACATCACCGTCACGATTTGATTCATCCACCACGTGGTCCACGTCAGCACCACCAACGGACTTAACTCCAAAAACATCAGGGAAATCAAGATTTAGCCCAGTATCCAACCCAGTGAAGTTACCAGCTTCAAATCCTTGACGagatctcataaattcaacatcTTTGAATTCTAATACACCAGATTCAGTTTCAGATAAAATTTCTAATTGTCTTGGATCAACATCCACTTCACCTGAAGGTAAAGGGTAGGTTGAATTAGACAGGAAAATACATGGACAACAAAATCTCCACCTAACACAAAAGTCTGCTGCGATAGTGTAAAATGAGAGATACTCTTTAACCATATTCAACTAcattggttgtttacataataTCCGGCTACCGCATTGGTTTTTACAGAATATCCAGCTACCGCGTTAATGATGTAAAATGAGAGATACTCTTTCCTCCTATAGAGAGGAACAAAGATGCAAAAAGTTAAAGAAACTTGGCATATTTTCCAGCTAAGATAACTAGTACTAAGGCAGATATCTGATTCAATAACTATAATGCAAGAGAAGCAAGTACAACTTTAACAACAAGCAAATGACTGAATTCAAGAAATGCTTACCAGCACATTCATCAACCTTCTTTGACAGGTTCACATTAATATCACCCTCCTCAATTTTCTGCTCTATCTTCTTGTCATCTCCTTTAATAACTTCTAAGCGCTCTTCCAAGCTGGGACTTATTCCACTATATGAAAACTCCGTAGCTGCATCCGAAAACACATCATCTTCCGATTTATTGGACCTCAGATGAACTCCACCATCACTATTAGACTCCTTCACATTACTCTTCTCAATCTTGGGACCTTCAACCGATAAAAATTTCTCCAAACTCACATTTTTTCCgaaggaaaaaaaatcaaacaagaGCCACAGTTTACAAAAATAGACACTGATATGTATATATTGACACATGAATTCTCACAGGGGGTACACTGATCGCCCTCGTCCGAGTCATCCGAAATAGCCAAATCAGATGGACTAATTTTATAGCCTTCCATTTTTCCACAAACTCTTTTGTGAGCTCTTCTGTGTTTGGCACTTGGGTGTGGATTTGGAAAAGACCATCCGCACCTGTGGCAGAGGTGAACCCCATGAACCTCGGACACTTCAAGAATAAAGAAAATTGATCAATTATCAACTTCAGAATCGAAACAGTAACAATTTGAAGAATATAATAAATGACAacatgaacaaaactcaaaatttaacgACAATCAAGAAACAAATCAAACAACTGATTCCAAACGGAGGGTGAGTATagcataaaatttgaaaattttcattcGAGTTGGGGTAGGTCCGGCAAACCAGTTACTGTGAAGCAGGTCTAAACAAGATTACGCACGCATACAAAATCAACCACTCAAGCGTTTCTTAAATAGTGCGTATGCGGGCGTCCCGCGTCCGTGCATTACAGAAAAACAGATATCAGACAACCCGTGATAAATCCACGCAAGAACACAAAAACCCAGCAAAAAATCTTGATAAAAAGAAGTAAAGAACAAAGAAACAGCGACAAAAACAGCAGATTGACCCCAAGAactcgataaaaaaaaaatagatccGAGTCGAAGTAAAACCTGCAGAAGTGATGGGCTTCTTGTGATCTTGACCATCCATGTTATCTGTGCGCCGTGTTTGAGATACAAAATTGGGATTAAAATCGAAGTCTAGAGGGAAGTAGACTACAAAAAATGGAGTACACTGTGCAGAGTTTGGTAGAGAAGGAAAGGAGAATGTGTAATATAAGACAGAATGATTATTGTAAGCATGTGCGGCTTTAACAGTTCGCACGTGAAATTAATCGTCTTTAATtgttcaatattttatttattatttcataatttttaCATGTCACCTTATATAAAAATACGACTATTATAGTAACTATTTTTAATAAGTTCGTATCATCACTttcttattataaaaaaaatctttatttgtaattaatttattttatatatatcttaacttaaaaaaaatgttcTTATTGAGAAAATGTCTACCTAATCCTTCATAATGTCTACCTAATCCTTCGTCagtggaaaaatattttgactaaTTAATTTGTAACACGCGTCATATGTGCCTCCAACGTTATTATGATTATGTTTTTAGTGAGACGATGAACTCGATTAATATTTATACCAAAAGTACATAGCATCTTTCcagaaatacatattttttatattaggaatttttaaaaataaactcaTATACAATACGtactttattaaaaatatatggaACTTAAAAAACTAATATGGtttcttttaaatataaaatttagtttAGGTAGTCAAAAGAAAAGATACATGCAATGATCTAAGCAACGCAATTATTTATTTGTGGCGTATTAGACTTTGGAAAGTTGTTAAAAGTGTTGGCTCTAATTTAATAAAACTGCGATTTCGTTtcacaattattaaaatttaatacttAATTATGATAATCAACATCGAAATGACTTGTGCTTTTCCCTCGACtaacaattatttatttgtgGCGTATCTACAAAACCTTGTCGCATCCAAAAGGGGCCGATCTCCTTTTCTAGGGCCCATGGACAAATTTATGGGCTGCAATATAACTGGACAGTGGACACCCTGGAACTTAGATTTCTCTGTAGGCCCACCAAAAGCATGcatctaaaaaataattaacgAATCACACATACCGGAGTTGTAAccaatattttcacaaacaaatCTCACGAAACATATATTCTATTCAActcaatttataaaaaataataaaaaaatatattatttttcacttcCGATATAACCGGATTGACCGGTATAGCATATTAAAGATATAGATCTGTGAAACAAATAGACATACTCAAAATACATATACTTAAGTCACCCATTTACAAAACCCAAAAGAAAAAGTTTGAAATGAAAGATTTACCATTTATTTTCAAACGATATTTTGTGATCTGAAAATATTAATGTGGGAGATGTTTGGATTTATGCATAAAGAATAATGAGATTCGCTTACTCATTTTACTGTTCGGGTTTTCCCCTTCGATTtccttaaataaataaaaaaaatcaaacatccGAAGATATTGGCTAGCCGATATATGGAATTTCCAAATTTCAAGAATCGTTagaattaattataatttttatcattaaCATCATATAATTCGTGTAATTACTAGAATTATGAATGGGTTATTAGCAAATATTATGTTTGTAACAGAATTAcatttaacacacacacacacacacatataaatTGATTCCACTAAAGTACGTACTACTACATTTACATagaaaaccaaaataaaatggCCATCAAAAGCAGCGGAGCCACCAGCATCGTTGCGTTCGCCATCCTCCTCTTCGCTATCCTGGCCGTCATGATACCAACGGCGGCACCACGGCAGACCGAGGGATCAACCACGAGTACTACTCCGGCAAACTTTGGCTTTGGTCACGCGaaagatgaaaaaaatgaatgtttaatttcttCTACGCATCAATGAGTATTTGTGTCTTTGTGATATAAATGGAAATGAGGATCGCATCAGTATATCTAATTATTTGTTGggtttttaaatatgtttatgCGATTTTTACGAGCCCTAGCTTGTAATCTATGTACTTGTAAAAATACTTTTTGATCTAAGAAGGTAAATGTTctcgattatatatatatatatatatatattactttctTACCGAAACTCATGATACCTCGATAAGAGTCCGATTCATAATTGAATTCGGGCCTGGAAGTAGAAACCGAGGCAAAGCTAGCCCAAAACTGGTCCGAGGTGTCTTGGGGTGGGAGTTATCCTCGACAGTGTCAACAACTTCATGAGATCACAAGCGCTACCTCGGTCACATGCTCACCCGAAAAACCCGTCTGGGTATGTAAAGAATATTATGTTCTCATCAAATTATAAATACCTCCAACAGAGGTAAAATCAAGAGAGGATGAGTCATGATCACTGACACTCATAATATTTTCGTTTATATTGCGCTTCTTTTTCTTTGCGTATTTACTTGACTGACTTGAGCATAAGAATGACTATGTCGGAAAACCTTCCGCACCCCAGCAATTTGTCTTGTTCTCAGGTGTCCAGGCTATATAAACAAGGTTCATCTCACTCGGTCAGCACTGCGTATAAGGAAGGACCATTTCTCAGCCTTGTAAATTGCCCACCCAAGCTCATCCAATTTACACGGAcatcattaaaaatcatatgatTCCGAAGCCTTTTCGTACCATATATACCGAAAATTTATATGCTATGCGTGAATTGTTTCTTCCTCGAGAGATTGTTTAAGCACTATTTTCcctcatcaaaatcaaaataattaagagAGGTATCGCAGCCAGCATGTCAAACCAAGAGAATAGAATAGCTTGGTATCATATGATACCAGTTTATTCAAATTATTCAATTGATATTTCAGATTTTGCTAATTAGTTTTGTATATTAAAGAATTTGGAAGTTacatatgacaaacaattttaAAGATACATATAAACAATGAGTAGGtctctcttgtgagacggtctcacaaatctttatacatgagacgggttaaccctaccgatatttacaataaaaagtaatactcttagcataaaaaataatatttttttaggaatgatccaaataagatatatgtctcacaaaatacgacccgtgagactgtctcacacaatttttttgccttaaacaatattttttttaagatttttgtaACAAAATCAAGTCTTTTACAAAGCACTGAAATATTATTTGATACATAAAAAGATACTCCACGTTAATTTCTTCGGATTCATAGAATCACACTCTGAATTTTCCAATTCTCAAGATTTTCAAGGTATTAATGAAAATctcatatttaatattatatgaTCAGATAAAAGAGGTTTTTCTCCAATTTTCATTCGGTTAGCCGATTGGCCTTTGAAGACGGATTACTATATTCTTATATTTTTTGTTAGCCAACGCATAAAAAATATAACCGGCCAAGATGTATATGAATCATGATCATTAATAGATCGAGTTGACTCGTAAAATTTTgtcataatttttaattattatttgaataataacaatacatttatattaaatatgtaattttTACAGATACTATGTGAattgttgaatttatgaaagCAGATCATATATTGTAGTTATGAGTAAATCATTTTATACATTACTTATCTAAATGgataatatattttcataaaatctaaTTGGTGTCCCAAAATCAGACACTAAGAGCATCAATATTTATATATCAGTATAAataaaagtataatatcatTACATAGTATATAATTTAatgaattttaatatatattaaataaatcaaacaattttatttatttttaatgaaaaagccctctcatttttttttaaaaaacccacaaaataaataacataaaactatttgaaattatatatagaaaattattacaaaCCTAGCTATGTGATGCCTTCTCCGGAgcattaattttataattcatCATGCATTTTGAATAGTTATATTTATATacccaaaaaacaaaaacaaagaaaaaaaaatctcaacCAGTATGCATATATGCATCTCAGTACAgaacttttaatttttattttgaacaaCATTTTAATATGAAGAAAATAATTTGATTATAAATACAACTTTATAAGATTATTGCAAGATACAATAATTTGTATGAACTATTTGTTGAATTAATACTCTTACGCTTAGTGCCTTTTTTCCAGTTAATGAACTATATGTAGAATAATTTTCGGGCACGCGAAAGCATCTTGTGGATGATATCAAAAGCAAAAGATTAAAATACAAATTCTAAATTAATCTGTTGGAGTGTAATAACCGCTTGATCGGATTAGGAAAACGATTGACACGAAATATCATGTTGTtgcatgttttaattaaaatgtctGAATTACATTGTTAATATTGTTTTAACTTTACGTAAAACAACTATTTGATCGTAGGATTATCTATATCAACGGAGGAACATTTAAAACACACTCCCAACGGGGAATTCGTGAATGTATGGTAAAGAAAACTGAGTATCCAAGTTTTGAACTGTACTTTATGAGcttcaattatatatatatatatatatgtgtgtgtgtgtgtgtgtgtgtgtatctacacattaaataaatttgtctgATAGTACATTGCTTGGTTGGCATCCATTGAATGGTCGATAGGAAGAGGGTCATACCCTCTATTGAACAGAATCATTGTTGGAAGCCATCACTTTTCTCTCCACAAAACTCCAAAGTACATTGAACCACATTCCACTTTTTACATGCATATTTCCAAAATgtgtccaatatatatatatatatatatatatatatatatatataatttagagAAGGTTAGAGGTTTTATTGGCTAATTAAACAAAAGCAGGTTCTGGCTTTGATTGCTCAAAGCTGGCACCAACTCAAACAGCTCCAGTTGGTTTTCACAAGCATTTTATTACTTCCATAATGGCCCGTCCCATCCCGCATTACGCATATCAACCCCTATATATAAACGAACACAGTTCATaaaaactcataatcatcacaaATTATTAGCTTATCTTCAAGAAACTAAatccattatatatataatccgaAGTGAAAAATGGAATCATTTTCCAAAGGGTTGCCAGCTTTTTTGTTGGTTTTCCTCGTAACACTGGATACTGGTATTGCGGGCAATTTTAATCAAGAATTCGACGTAACGTGGGGCGGTCATCGGGGAAAGATCTTCAATGGAGGGGAGCTTCTTTCCCTATCATTGGATAAAACCTCTGGTTCAGGATTCCAATCCAAGAAGGAGTATTTGTTCGGGAGGATTGATATGCAGCTCAAACTTGTTGCTGGTGACTCTGCTGGAACCGTCACCACATATTATGTACGTTCCATTTACATATACGGAGGGGGTGAATTTTTGTATACATATTTTTTAAAGAATCCTGTCTGAAtttgttttttcaaaaaaaaaatatgtagaTTTAAGAAAAGTAAATGCGTCTATCAGTCCTGCTGGAATGATTTATTTGAGCCTCCAAC
The Primulina tabacum isolate GXHZ01 chromosome 9, ASM2559414v2, whole genome shotgun sequence DNA segment above includes these coding regions:
- the LOC142556249 gene encoding uncharacterized protein LOC142556249 yields the protein MDGQDHKKPITSAVSEVHGVHLCHRCGWSFPNPHPSAKHRRAHKRVCGKMEGYKISPSDLAISDDSDEGDQCTPCPKIEKSNVKESNSDGGVHLRSNKSEDDVFSDAATEFSYSGISPSLEERLEVIKGDDKKIEQKIEEGDINVNLSKKVDECAGEVDVDPRQLEILSETESGVLEFKDVEFMRSRQGFEAGNFTGLDTGLNLDFPDVFGVKSVGGADVDHVVDESNRDGDVVFPEKTKEQPISKVSTNPFSESLVSAENYATNNSLTNDVQKPSEFFDVVHEDTEQRHDNGALILPENSDSSPIKVQETSPVKEKRLLETDSDKYHATEDWHTGIVETPDKISNEDSSNADKKVSDGENATVVDSKSLQDEGYIKDKLINEKVSVSAADSLEGKWGSISAVETNPQSSPRPETNMQNSERRNIKVHQSKSDDFEPPSFMTLVQPGKAPESVAAPTASEIEPVQHNQQQKSESLQAGWFPSLTNVVNDSQGRKKNEEIIAKVTNWNVNKEHRGQLKNLLNEAKSPNTKQQKDETSQKDNGATGTTMSSVVEPEEPKLEIPYKEDWNSPARYPTVIKKEKKKGKPYWVPFVCCSSVNRDL